A portion of the Syntrophaceae bacterium genome contains these proteins:
- a CDS encoding FAD-dependent oxidoreductase encodes MSAVSFSSWNGKIIDNRTGKAAKAAVPGIPTMLGDKSFSALMGWNGMVVSETVANIPSLALGYLREARKLSCGECSVCSIGIDRLIGLIDGLIAGKGKKQDIAEIERIARGVMELSKCNFGRASAVTPVYDAVRYYKDDFLALTAGKKGTTRPYKTAVTAPCLEACPARLDIPGYIELIRNNRFGESLDLIRKRCILPGVIGRACTHPCEDACVRNGIDKTLAIRLLKRAAADSDLSSGASALKKPTAERPEKVAVVGAGPAGLAATYHLRRMGYQVTVFEALPKGGGMAAVGIPDYRLPKRILEHEVELIRSLGADFRYNRRIEKLDMDELTAQGFKAIFLGVGAHEGTKMGCKGEDAGYEGFVDGAVFLRELALGKTVEPKGKVVIVGGGNVAMDCARSCVRLGFKDVEILYRRTRKEMPARAEEVDEALEEGIKIRYLVAPVAVLADGNRVRGVECIRMKLGEPDSSGRRRPVPVKGSEFKVKADLVIPAIGQKPDLGFAKDVIQVTGWGTIEVNPDTLRTNLEGVFAGGDCVSGPATLIEALDAGNRAARSIDAYLQGRTLEPEVSFKGIDVKAQRIEGFIDACPQEKVTLLDPKERVKSFDEVEGPFGNDAAMKEANRCLRCYRLVVWE; translated from the coding sequence ATGAGCGCAGTATCCTTCAGCAGCTGGAATGGCAAGATCATCGACAACCGGACCGGTAAGGCGGCAAAGGCTGCCGTCCCCGGGATTCCCACCATGCTGGGCGACAAGTCCTTCTCGGCCCTCATGGGCTGGAACGGGATGGTCGTCTCGGAGACCGTAGCGAACATCCCGTCCCTGGCTCTTGGATACCTCAGGGAGGCGAGGAAGCTCTCCTGCGGCGAATGCTCCGTCTGCAGCATCGGCATCGACCGGCTGATCGGGCTGATCGACGGCCTCATCGCCGGCAAGGGCAAGAAGCAGGATATCGCCGAGATCGAGCGCATCGCCAGGGGGGTCATGGAACTCTCCAAGTGCAACTTCGGCCGCGCCTCGGCGGTCACTCCCGTCTACGATGCCGTCCGCTACTACAAGGATGACTTCCTTGCCCTCACCGCGGGGAAGAAGGGCACCACGAGGCCCTACAAGACCGCCGTCACGGCGCCCTGCCTCGAGGCCTGCCCGGCCAGGCTGGACATCCCCGGCTACATCGAGCTCATCCGCAACAACCGGTTCGGCGAATCCCTGGACCTCATCCGCAAGCGCTGCATCCTGCCCGGCGTCATCGGCCGGGCCTGCACGCACCCCTGCGAGGACGCCTGCGTTCGCAACGGCATCGACAAGACCCTGGCCATCCGCCTGCTGAAACGGGCGGCGGCCGACAGCGACCTGTCATCCGGGGCCAGCGCCCTGAAGAAGCCCACTGCCGAGCGGCCGGAGAAGGTGGCCGTCGTGGGTGCCGGTCCCGCAGGGCTTGCCGCGACCTACCACCTCCGCAGGATGGGCTACCAGGTGACGGTGTTCGAGGCCCTGCCGAAAGGGGGGGGCATGGCCGCCGTGGGGATTCCTGACTACCGTCTGCCCAAGAGGATTCTCGAGCACGAGGTCGAACTGATCCGCAGTCTCGGCGCCGATTTCCGCTACAACCGCAGGATCGAAAAACTCGACATGGACGAGCTGACGGCCCAGGGGTTCAAGGCGATCTTCCTGGGCGTGGGAGCCCACGAGGGCACCAAGATGGGCTGCAAGGGCGAGGATGCCGGATACGAGGGCTTTGTCGACGGCGCCGTGTTTCTCCGGGAGCTGGCCCTCGGCAAGACCGTCGAGCCGAAAGGCAAGGTCGTCATCGTCGGCGGCGGCAACGTGGCCATGGACTGCGCCCGCAGCTGCGTACGACTGGGCTTCAAGGACGTGGAGATCCTCTACCGCCGCACCCGCAAGGAGATGCCTGCCCGTGCCGAGGAGGTCGATGAGGCCCTCGAGGAGGGGATCAAGATCCGCTACCTCGTGGCCCCCGTCGCTGTTCTTGCCGACGGAAACAGGGTGAGGGGCGTGGAGTGCATCCGGATGAAGCTGGGCGAGCCCGATTCCAGCGGGCGCCGCCGGCCCGTCCCGGTGAAGGGGTCCGAGTTCAAGGTGAAGGCGGACCTGGTCATCCCCGCCATCGGCCAGAAACCGGATCTCGGGTTTGCCAAGGACGTGATCCAGGTGACGGGCTGGGGCACCATCGAGGTGAACCCCGATACGCTGCGGACCAACCTGGAAGGCGTGTTTGCCGGCGGCGATTGCGTATCCGGCCCGGCTACCCTCATCGAGGCCCTTGACGCCGGCAACAGGGCCGCCCGCAGCATCGATGCCTACCTCCAGGGCAGAACCCTCGAACCCGAGGTGAGTTTCAAGGGAATCGATGTCAAGGCCCAGCGCATCGAGGGCTTCATCGATGCCTGCCCGCAGGAGAAGGTGACGCTGCTCGACCCGAAGGAGCGCGTAAAGAGCTTCGACGAGGTCGAGGGGCCCTTCGGCAATGACGCGGCCATGAAGGAAGCAAACCGCTGCCTGCGCTGCTACCGGCTGGTGGTTTGGGAATAG
- a CDS encoding pyruvate synthase subunit beta, producing the protein MNPVQNFEIFAPKLVDRKEYFSSGHRACQGCGEVLALRHILKALGDDVVVANATGCMEIISSGYPQTAWEVPYVHVAFENAAAAASGVEAALKALRRKGRIADRYVKTIAVAGDGGTADIGLQALSGAMERGHDMIFFCLDNEAYMNTGIQRSSATPYMAATTTSPAGQAIPGQRTQKKNVPEIMVAHRVPYVATACPSYPLDLISKVKKAAAVKGPSYIHVFSMCPTGWRCASEITIKIGRLAVETGVFPLYEVERGKYRLTMEVPEKLRPVGDYLKLQGRFRHLTPSDIEKIQDQVNREWEILLNKVECLQPW; encoded by the coding sequence ATGAACCCGGTACAGAATTTCGAGATCTTTGCACCGAAGCTCGTCGACCGAAAGGAATACTTCAGCTCCGGCCACCGGGCGTGCCAGGGCTGCGGCGAGGTGCTCGCGCTGCGCCATATCCTCAAGGCGCTGGGCGACGACGTGGTCGTCGCCAATGCCACGGGCTGCATGGAGATCATCTCCTCGGGCTATCCCCAGACGGCCTGGGAGGTTCCCTATGTCCACGTGGCCTTCGAGAACGCGGCAGCCGCCGCCTCCGGCGTCGAGGCGGCCCTGAAGGCCCTTCGCCGCAAGGGGCGGATCGCCGACCGCTATGTCAAGACCATCGCCGTGGCGGGCGACGGCGGCACCGCCGACATCGGCCTGCAGGCCCTCTCCGGGGCCATGGAACGTGGCCACGACATGATCTTCTTCTGCCTCGACAACGAAGCCTACATGAACACGGGCATCCAGCGCTCGAGCGCCACCCCCTACATGGCGGCCACGACGACCTCTCCGGCCGGCCAGGCCATCCCGGGGCAGCGGACCCAGAAGAAGAACGTCCCCGAGATCATGGTGGCCCACAGGGTGCCCTACGTGGCCACGGCCTGCCCGAGCTACCCGCTCGACCTGATCAGCAAGGTGAAGAAGGCCGCGGCCGTCAAAGGCCCCTCCTACATTCACGTCTTTTCCATGTGCCCCACGGGCTGGCGCTGCGCCTCGGAGATCACCATCAAGATAGGGCGTCTTGCCGTCGAGACGGGCGTCTTCCCCCTCTACGAGGTGGAGCGGGGCAAGTACCGGCTCACGATGGAGGTTCCCGAGAAGCTCCGCCCCGTCGGGGATTATCTGAAGCTCCAGGGGCGGTTCCGTCACCTGACCCCTTCGGACATCGAAAAGATCCAGGATCAGGTCAACCGCGAGTGGGAGATCCTCCTGAACAAGGTCGAGTGCCTGCAGCCCTGGTGA
- the porA gene encoding pyruvate ferredoxin oxidoreductase, translated as MGKRVGMEVAIAAAEAVALCNIDVAAVYPITPQSHIAEHMADIVHDGRIDAEFITVESEHSAISACAGASAAGARAYTATSSQGLMLMHEILPIVSAMRLPVCMANANRAVSGPLNIWNDHSDIMPQRDSGWICLFTENGQEVIDLSIMSFKIAEDPEVMLPCVVNIDGFQLTHMIEPFELPSQAEVAKFLPPRKPFAQLHPDNPISMGCFAMPDTYAETVKAKDVALRGAKKVVTRVFADWAKRFGRKYNVVETYKAKDADTLMLTMGSMGETASAAVDEMRKAGRKVGLVKLRLWRPFPVEEFKAAVAGCKTLIVMDRALSTGGAGGPVATDVKSVLYGEKKKPRVLNVIAGLGGRDLAVRDFENMFDLASKKKDETFEFYGVRE; from the coding sequence ATGGGAAAACGCGTAGGAATGGAAGTGGCCATCGCGGCGGCCGAGGCCGTCGCGCTCTGTAATATCGACGTGGCGGCCGTCTACCCGATCACGCCGCAGTCCCACATCGCCGAGCACATGGCGGACATCGTACACGACGGCCGCATCGACGCGGAGTTCATCACCGTCGAGAGCGAGCACTCCGCCATCAGCGCCTGCGCCGGCGCCTCGGCGGCAGGGGCGCGGGCCTACACGGCGACGAGCTCCCAGGGGCTGATGCTCATGCACGAGATCCTGCCCATCGTCTCGGCCATGCGCCTGCCGGTCTGCATGGCCAACGCCAACCGCGCCGTCTCGGGGCCGCTCAACATCTGGAACGACCACTCGGACATCATGCCCCAGCGCGACAGCGGCTGGATCTGCCTGTTCACCGAGAACGGGCAGGAGGTGATCGACCTGTCGATCATGTCCTTCAAGATCGCCGAGGACCCCGAGGTGATGCTGCCCTGTGTGGTCAACATCGACGGCTTTCAGCTCACCCACATGATCGAGCCCTTCGAGTTGCCCAGCCAGGCCGAGGTCGCGAAGTTCCTCCCGCCGCGCAAGCCCTTCGCGCAGCTGCACCCGGACAACCCGATCTCCATGGGCTGCTTCGCCATGCCCGACACCTACGCGGAGACCGTGAAGGCCAAGGATGTGGCTCTTCGGGGGGCCAAGAAGGTCGTCACGAGGGTCTTTGCCGATTGGGCCAAGCGCTTCGGCCGCAAGTATAACGTTGTCGAGACCTACAAAGCCAAGGACGCCGACACCCTCATGCTGACGATGGGTTCCATGGGCGAGACGGCGTCCGCCGCCGTCGACGAGATGCGGAAGGCGGGCCGGAAGGTGGGGCTCGTGAAGCTTCGGCTCTGGAGGCCCTTCCCCGTCGAGGAATTCAAGGCCGCGGTTGCGGGCTGCAAGACGCTCATCGTGATGGACCGCGCCCTCTCCACGGGCGGCGCCGGCGGCCCCGTGGCCACGGACGTCAAGTCGGTGCTGTACGGCGAAAAGAAGAAGCCCCGCGTGCTGAACGTCATCGCGGGCCTCGGCGGGCGCGACCTGGCCGTCAGGGATTTCGAGAACATGTTCGATCTCGCGAGCAAGAAGAAAGACGAAACCTTCGAATTTTACGGAGTGAGGGAATAA
- a CDS encoding 4Fe-4S binding protein, with translation MAKKKTEQKAWPEKWHEVNPGCMVFAAGNAANTKTGSWKSQRPVWDNAKCIKCGICYIFCPEACIQDTQDGFYEANLDYCKGCGICAHECWPGAIVMREEEE, from the coding sequence ATGGCAAAGAAAAAGACAGAGCAGAAAGCGTGGCCCGAGAAGTGGCATGAGGTGAACCCCGGCTGCATGGTCTTCGCCGCGGGCAATGCGGCGAACACCAAGACGGGCAGCTGGAAGTCCCAGCGCCCGGTCTGGGACAACGCCAAGTGCATCAAGTGCGGCATCTGCTACATTTTCTGCCCCGAGGCGTGCATTCAGGATACGCAGGACGGCTTCTACGAGGCGAACCTGGACTACTGCAAGGGCTGCGGGATCTGCGCCCACGAGTGCTGGCCCGGCGCGATCGTGATGCGCGAGGAGGAGGAGTGA
- a CDS encoding pyruvate synthase, which yields MIEIRWHGRGGQGAVTSVEMLALAAIEAGKYAQGFPAFGPERRGAPVMAFNRISDKPIKIRSGIYQPDVVVVLDPSLVGLVPVTDGLKPGGILIVNTTKPAEEIRKKLNYKGKLFTVDATHIAREELGVPIANTTMLGAVIKATGVLGLNAMRSPLEHRFGRVAAKNMAAMKRASNEMKAAKAA from the coding sequence ATGATCGAGATCCGATGGCATGGAAGAGGCGGCCAGGGGGCCGTGACATCCGTCGAGATGCTGGCTTTGGCGGCCATCGAGGCGGGAAAGTACGCCCAGGGGTTCCCGGCGTTCGGGCCGGAGCGTCGCGGCGCGCCCGTCATGGCCTTCAATCGAATATCCGACAAGCCCATCAAGATCCGTTCGGGCATCTACCAGCCCGACGTGGTCGTTGTCCTCGACCCCAGCCTCGTGGGTCTCGTCCCCGTCACCGACGGGCTCAAGCCGGGGGGGATCCTCATCGTCAACACCACGAAGCCCGCCGAGGAGATTCGCAAGAAGCTGAATTACAAAGGGAAACTCTTTACCGTCGATGCCACGCACATCGCCCGGGAAGAGCTCGGCGTCCCCATCGCGAACACGACCATGCTCGGCGCCGTCATCAAGGCCACGGGGGTTCTGGGCCTCAACGCCATGAGATCGCCCCTCGAGCACCGCTTCGGCCGCGTGGCCGCGAAGAACATGGCCGCCATGAAGCGGGCCTCCAATGAAATGAAAGCAGCAAAAGCCGCCTGA
- a CDS encoding sulfite exporter TauE/SafE family protein, which translates to MSFLVGLIAGAFGGLVGLGGGVVMIPMMTRFLGIAQPQAHGTSLAVVVFAGISGAWAYAREGTVDISAALILAVTASLTARLGAGYSSSLPEWKLRRYFGCVLVAVAALLPVKPFLGAMAVMSLTGAAAVAALAATGLATGFIAGLLGIGGGAFLIAGMVLFVGMGQHTAQGSALLSMVPAAAVGAWAHWRLGNVATRIVPGLAAGIILGAFMGGTAANHLPEQTLRVLFSVVLVWLGVNLIRKSRPPSAKSP; encoded by the coding sequence ATGAGCTTCCTCGTCGGATTGATTGCCGGGGCCTTCGGCGGCCTCGTGGGACTCGGCGGGGGGGTCGTGATGATCCCCATGATGACACGTTTCCTGGGGATTGCCCAGCCGCAGGCCCACGGGACAAGTCTTGCCGTCGTCGTATTCGCCGGGATTTCGGGCGCTTGGGCCTATGCCAGGGAGGGGACCGTCGACATCTCGGCGGCCCTGATCCTGGCTGTCACGGCCTCCCTGACGGCCCGCCTCGGCGCCGGTTACAGCTCGAGCCTTCCCGAGTGGAAGCTCAGGCGTTACTTCGGCTGCGTCCTTGTGGCTGTGGCGGCCCTTCTTCCGGTGAAACCTTTCCTGGGGGCCATGGCGGTCATGTCCCTCACGGGAGCGGCGGCTGTTGCCGCCCTTGCGGCGACCGGCCTTGCAACCGGATTCATCGCGGGGCTGCTGGGAATCGGCGGCGGGGCTTTTCTGATTGCGGGGATGGTGCTCTTTGTCGGGATGGGCCAGCACACTGCCCAGGGAAGCGCATTGCTGAGCATGGTTCCGGCGGCCGCCGTCGGCGCCTGGGCCCACTGGCGCCTCGGCAACGTCGCCACCCGCATCGTTCCGGGTCTTGCCGCGGGGATCATCCTCGGGGCTTTTATGGGAGGAACGGCCGCCAATCACCTGCCGGAGCAGACCCTGAGGGTCCTCTTTTCCGTCGTGCTGGTCTGGCTGGGAGTGAACCTGATCCGAAAGAGCCGCCCGCCGTCGGCAAAGAGTCCGTAA
- the recR gene encoding recombination protein RecR, whose protein sequence is MTGYAAPIQRLIQELGRLPGIGEKTATRLAMFILRGTEEDARRLAGSIVEVKEKIRLCTVCFNLAEDELCAICSDPARDRERICVVEDPDSLTAIEESGSFRGTYHVLHGALAPLDGIGPDQIRVRELAERLDRGCIREVIVATNPSVQGESTALLIMRLLKEKGVEVTRIALGVPVGGDLRYTDKMTLAKAMEHRRGM, encoded by the coding sequence ATGACGGGATACGCAGCACCTATTCAGAGGCTCATCCAGGAACTCGGCCGCCTGCCGGGCATCGGCGAGAAGACGGCCACGCGCCTGGCCATGTTCATCCTGAGAGGCACCGAAGAAGATGCCAGAAGGCTTGCTGGGAGCATCGTTGAGGTGAAGGAGAAGATCCGCCTCTGCACGGTCTGCTTTAATCTGGCCGAGGACGAACTCTGCGCGATCTGCAGCGACCCGGCCCGCGACCGGGAGCGCATCTGCGTCGTCGAGGACCCCGACTCGCTCACCGCCATCGAGGAGAGCGGCAGCTTTCGGGGCACCTACCACGTCCTGCACGGGGCCTTGGCGCCCCTCGACGGGATCGGGCCGGACCAGATACGGGTCAGAGAGCTGGCCGAGCGCCTCGATCGCGGCTGCATCCGCGAGGTAATCGTGGCCACCAACCCCAGCGTCCAGGGGGAGTCCACAGCCCTGTTGATTATGCGGCTTCTCAAGGAGAAAGGGGTCGAGGTCACGCGGATTGCCTTGGGGGTTCCTGTGGGCGGCGACCTGCGCTACACGGACAAGATGACACTGGCGAAGGCCATGGAGCACCGCCGCGGCATGTAA
- a CDS encoding YbaB/EbfC family nucleoid-associated protein: MNFQNLVKQAQKLQEKMAKVQEELASKTVEATAGGGMVTAVVNGKFELLSIRIEKDVVNPDDVEMLQDLIVAAVNEGIRRAQEMASAEMAKVTGGMKLPGMM; the protein is encoded by the coding sequence TTGAATTTCCAGAATCTCGTGAAACAGGCCCAGAAGCTCCAGGAGAAAATGGCGAAGGTCCAGGAGGAACTCGCCTCGAAGACCGTGGAGGCGACCGCCGGTGGCGGCATGGTGACGGCCGTTGTCAACGGCAAGTTCGAACTCCTGTCGATCCGGATCGAGAAGGATGTCGTCAACCCCGATGACGTCGAGATGCTGCAGGATCTCATCGTGGCGGCCGTCAACGAGGGTATCCGCAGGGCCCAGGAGATGGCCTCTGCGGAGATGGCGAAGGTCACAGGCGGGATGAAGCTGCCCGGCATGATGTGA
- the dnaX gene encoding DNA polymerase III subunit gamma/tau, which produces MVEYLVLARKFRPQVFEDVVGQDHVVTTLRNAVRLGRVAHAFLFSGPRGVGKTSVARILAKALNCEHGPTERPCNACTNCREITEGSSMDVREIDGASNRGIDEIRELRENVKFSPSSSRYKIYIIDEVHMLTKEAFNALLKTLEEPPPHVIFVFATTETHKIPATILSRCQRYEFKRITLREITATLRRIADKEGITVSDQALTWIAQGGEGSLRDSQSILDQAVSFAGHDISDADVEALLGMGDRRYLLELSRAVLARDAAACLKIIDEAFYAGADLKVFYERMLGHFRNLLLVKITAGEGDLLDLSDHDAAELRRQAAPVSRETLQRLLDVLMAGEEEMRKSINPRLVLEFTAVKMAWQEPLIPVDEILARMEGIERRLGQGPAAARPAPEKTYAPPPERTAIDPGSDQPVVREPAAQGTEDRWDEFKQFVKRKSQPLWAKIEPGRLIGFVDGTLRLGFPRGYLFLDFFDEKPQREKLEAMAREFFGRPVTLAVETIENGPGEAANGPNPNRANHIRREALNHPLLQKVMDVFEGAEVQEVIVKEK; this is translated from the coding sequence ATGGTTGAATACTTAGTCCTCGCCAGAAAGTTCAGACCCCAGGTCTTCGAGGACGTGGTCGGGCAGGATCACGTGGTCACGACGCTGCGCAACGCGGTCCGCCTGGGCCGCGTGGCCCACGCCTTCCTCTTCAGCGGACCCCGGGGGGTCGGCAAGACGTCGGTCGCGCGCATCCTGGCCAAGGCCCTCAACTGCGAGCACGGGCCCACGGAGAGGCCCTGCAATGCCTGCACGAACTGCCGCGAGATCACGGAAGGCTCCTCGATGGACGTCCGCGAGATCGACGGGGCGTCCAACCGCGGCATCGACGAGATCCGCGAGCTCAGGGAAAACGTGAAGTTCTCCCCCTCGTCGTCGCGCTACAAGATCTACATCATCGACGAGGTGCACATGCTCACCAAGGAGGCCTTCAACGCGCTGCTGAAGACCCTCGAGGAGCCGCCGCCCCACGTCATCTTCGTTTTCGCCACCACGGAAACCCACAAGATCCCCGCCACGATCCTGTCGCGCTGCCAGCGCTACGAGTTCAAGCGCATCACCCTCAGGGAGATTACGGCGACCCTGCGCAGGATCGCCGACAAGGAGGGCATCACGGTGAGCGACCAGGCCCTCACGTGGATCGCCCAGGGCGGCGAGGGCAGCCTGCGCGATTCCCAGAGCATCCTCGACCAGGCCGTTTCCTTTGCCGGCCACGACATCAGCGATGCCGACGTGGAGGCCCTCTTGGGGATGGGCGACCGCAGGTACCTCCTCGAGCTCTCCCGCGCCGTCCTGGCCCGGGATGCCGCAGCTTGCCTCAAGATCATCGACGAGGCCTTCTACGCCGGGGCCGATCTCAAGGTTTTCTACGAGAGGATGCTGGGCCATTTCCGGAACCTGCTGCTCGTCAAGATCACGGCAGGCGAGGGGGACCTGCTCGATCTCTCCGACCACGACGCGGCCGAGCTGCGGCGGCAGGCCGCCCCCGTCTCGCGGGAGACGCTGCAGCGCCTTCTCGATGTGCTCATGGCGGGCGAGGAGGAGATGCGCAAGAGCATCAACCCCCGTCTCGTCCTGGAGTTCACGGCCGTCAAGATGGCCTGGCAGGAGCCCCTGATCCCCGTCGACGAGATCCTCGCCCGCATGGAAGGGATCGAAAGGCGCCTCGGCCAGGGCCCCGCAGCCGCAAGGCCCGCCCCGGAGAAGACCTATGCGCCGCCTCCCGAGCGGACGGCGATCGATCCGGGATCCGACCAACCCGTGGTCAGGGAGCCGGCCGCGCAGGGCACCGAGGACCGCTGGGACGAGTTCAAGCAGTTCGTCAAGAGGAAGAGCCAGCCTCTCTGGGCGAAGATCGAGCCGGGCCGGCTCATCGGGTTCGTCGACGGGACGCTGCGGCTCGGGTTCCCCAGGGGTTATCTGTTCCTGGATTTCTTCGATGAGAAGCCCCAGCGGGAAAAGCTCGAGGCCATGGCCCGGGAGTTCTTCGGCCGGCCTGTCACCCTGGCCGTGGAGACCATCGAAAACGGTCCCGGGGAGGCGGCAAACGGCCCGAACCCCAACCGGGCGAACCATATCCGGCGGGAAGCCCTGAACCACCCGCTCCTGCAAAAGGTCATGGACGTCTTCGAGGGGGCCGAGGTGCAGGAAGTGATCGTCAAGGAAAAATAG
- the thrC gene encoding threonine synthase, translating to MKRLLSTISGQAFPFERIEEFADNGESLEVSIDGLAGARVRPGRHLWERFADFMPVAIDGDLSLGEGNTPLLPAGEALCRHTGIRRLLLKNETVNPTWSFKDRGSLTTIAMARLMGETVTATISTGNMGNSIAAYAAHAGIRAVVFVPRYAPPEKIRAIAIHGASVVRVSGADYSVMKRTILGMAPGLNLRVVSGNGPIRTEGYKLEAFEMVEQLEGGVPDFIAVPTSACGHIRGIFKGYRELLEAGIINRLPRMIVVQAANVNPLVSAIREGRDRVVPVTGKRTVAEAITSGDPPGGDEIVQKARQYGWLAEDVPEEEILDAQRRLAGAGYFVEPAAAAPLAAARKLRASGQIGEEHSVVLMLTGSGLKDMSAVARQHLEVIESDLSNLRCDVERILAPSHKDRERIY from the coding sequence GTGAAACGGCTGCTGTCCACCATCTCCGGCCAGGCCTTCCCCTTCGAGCGCATCGAGGAGTTTGCCGACAACGGCGAGTCCCTGGAAGTCTCGATCGACGGGCTGGCCGGTGCCCGTGTGAGACCGGGCCGGCATCTCTGGGAGCGATTCGCCGACTTCATGCCCGTCGCGATCGACGGGGACCTGAGTCTCGGCGAAGGCAACACACCGCTTCTGCCTGCCGGTGAGGCCCTTTGCCGGCACACCGGAATCCGCCGGCTGCTCTTGAAAAACGAAACCGTGAATCCCACGTGGAGCTTCAAGGACCGCGGCTCGCTCACGACGATCGCCATGGCCCGCCTGATGGGCGAGACCGTCACGGCGACGATCTCGACGGGCAACATGGGGAACTCCATCGCCGCCTATGCGGCGCACGCGGGGATCCGGGCCGTCGTTTTCGTTCCCCGCTACGCCCCCCCGGAAAAGATCCGGGCCATCGCGATCCACGGGGCCTCCGTCGTGAGGGTCAGCGGCGCCGACTACTCCGTGATGAAGCGGACGATCCTGGGGATGGCCCCCGGGCTCAACCTCCGGGTCGTCTCGGGCAACGGCCCGATCCGGACGGAAGGCTACAAGCTCGAGGCCTTCGAGATGGTCGAGCAGCTCGAGGGGGGCGTACCCGATTTCATCGCCGTGCCCACATCGGCCTGCGGGCACATCCGTGGAATCTTCAAGGGCTACCGGGAACTCCTGGAGGCCGGGATCATCAACCGCCTGCCCCGGATGATCGTCGTCCAGGCGGCTAACGTCAATCCCCTCGTTTCGGCAATCCGGGAGGGCCGTGACCGGGTTGTCCCCGTGACCGGGAAGCGCACCGTGGCCGAGGCCATCACCTCGGGGGACCCGCCGGGCGGCGATGAGATCGTCCAAAAGGCAAGACAGTACGGCTGGCTTGCCGAGGACGTGCCGGAGGAAGAGATCCTCGATGCCCAGCGGCGGCTTGCCGGGGCCGGGTATTTCGTCGAGCCTGCCGCGGCCGCCCCGCTTGCGGCGGCGAGAAAGCTGAGAGCTTCAGGTCAGATCGGCGAGGAGCATTCTGTCGTCCTCATGCTCACGGGCTCGGGCCTCAAGGACATGAGCGCTGTTGCCCGCCAGCACCTCGAGGTCATCGAAAGCGACCTCTCGAATCTCCGGTGCGATGTGGAAAGAATCCTCGCCCCTTCCCATAAGGACAGAGAAAGGATATACTAG
- the tadA gene encoding tRNA adenosine(34) deaminase TadA produces the protein MDRDEQYMRLALAEAQKAMAAGEVPVGAVIVRGGGVIASAHNGPVGLSDPSAHAEILALRMAASAEGNYRLAGTTLYVTIEPCLMCAGALVHARVARLVFGATDPKGGAVVSLYRVLDDARLNHRIDVTGGVLAEECGEILSRFFREKRL, from the coding sequence ATGGACCGGGATGAGCAATATATGCGGCTTGCCCTTGCCGAGGCGCAAAAGGCCATGGCCGCGGGCGAGGTGCCCGTGGGCGCCGTCATTGTCAGGGGCGGGGGGGTCATCGCCTCGGCACACAACGGGCCCGTGGGCCTCAGCGATCCCTCGGCCCACGCCGAGATCCTGGCCCTTCGCATGGCCGCATCCGCGGAGGGCAATTACCGCCTTGCGGGCACGACGCTCTACGTGACGATCGAGCCCTGCCTCATGTGCGCGGGGGCCCTCGTCCATGCCCGCGTTGCACGGCTCGTGTTCGGGGCGACGGACCCGAAAGGCGGTGCGGTCGTTTCCCTCTACCGGGTGCTTGACGATGCCCGCCTCAATCACCGGATCGATGTGACGGGCGGGGTCCTCGCGGAAGAATGCGGTGAAATTTTGAGTAGATTTTTCCGCGAAAAACGATTATGA
- a CDS encoding TonB family protein, with protein sequence MISGKALIRFVLASCAFHAAFLTLAGLLVSSGSPLPFETFTVQIADAPAKYNTEGSRKEEIKREVSLDKPLREPAAGPEETVDLANPSGKYRAYLRDLRRRIETLWAYPPDAYSRNETGTAVVRFSIQSDGTLAATGIVSSSGFESLDRGALTVVEAAAPYAPFPDTFNLSTLHIVARFEYEIN encoded by the coding sequence ATGATATCCGGGAAAGCCCTGATCCGATTCGTCCTTGCGTCCTGTGCCTTTCACGCGGCCTTCCTGACGCTGGCGGGCCTGCTGGTCTCGTCCGGCTCCCCGCTCCCCTTCGAGACCTTCACCGTGCAGATTGCCGATGCGCCGGCAAAATACAACACCGAAGGCAGCCGAAAGGAGGAAATCAAGAGGGAGGTTTCCCTCGATAAACCCCTCAGAGAGCCGGCCGCAGGACCCGAGGAGACCGTCGATCTCGCCAATCCCTCCGGGAAGTACCGGGCCTATCTCCGGGACCTTCGACGGAGGATCGAGACCCTGTGGGCATACCCGCCGGACGCCTATTCGCGCAACGAGACGGGGACGGCGGTGGTTCGCTTCTCCATCCAGAGCGACGGTACGCTGGCCGCCACGGGCATAGTCTCATCATCGGGGTTCGAGTCTCTTGACCGCGGGGCGCTCACAGTCGTGGAGGCCGCTGCCCCCTATGCCCCGTTCCCGGACACGTTTAACCTCTCGACGCTGCACATCGTGGCCAGGTTCGAATACGAGATCAATTGA